The DNA window TACCCCAGCACGGATTTTCTGCTCATGGAAATGATTGGCTGAAACATCGTTGCCAAGCAATTTCTCTCGATGATTTCATGAATTGATAGTGTTGGTGTATTAAGCATTTTTTAAAATAAAATTAAAAACCGGTCGAAAGGGAGTGGAAGACCATTCGACCGGTTGGGTGGACCCGATGTGGGTGGTCATCGGGGCTGTTTATAACGGGCTTTCCATTGCTGGAAAGCCCGGTCAGCGTTTACATAATTTTAAAGAGTTTCTTCACCGGTTCTGATTCTGATAGTTCTTGGAAGGTCTTGAACGAAGATAACTCCGTCGCCTTCTTTACCTGTCTGGGCACCGGCTTTAATGGCTTCAATGGCACTCTCAACTTTTTCTTCGGCAAGTCCAAGTTCAATGCGTACTTTTTTAAGAAGATTTACTTCCATAATAACACCGCGGTAAGTCTCAGTGAATCCAGCCTGTCTACCTGAACCAAGAATGTTGGTTACGGACATGGTATAGATTCCTTTGGCATAGAGAGCCTGTTTAATCGGAGTCAGACACTCTGGACGAATATATGCAATAATAAGTTTCATTTGTTTCATTCCTCTTTCTATTGTGTGACTATTCGTTAGAGAAGACCTGGAAGCCGCTGTAAGACTCCATTCCGTGTTCGGATATATCAAGGCCTTTCATTTCTTCTTCTTTTGTTACTCTGATTCCGATGAATGCTTTAGCGAGCAGGAAGGTAATAAGACCTGCGCCGAATGCCCATACGAAGACTGTTGCAACACCTATGATCTGAGTAGTCAGGATCGAGAAACCTCCGCCGTAGAATAATCCGCCTACACCGTCGTGAAGTTCAGGAACTGTGAACAATCCACAAGCTAATGTTCCCCATGCTCCGCAGACACCGTGTACGGAAACAGCACCGACTGGATCATCAATTCTTAATATTTTATCAATTAGTTCGATTGAGAGTACTACAAGAACACCTGCGATCAGGCCGATTATGATTGAACCGGCAGGGGAAACTGTTGCACAGCCTGCGGTAATACCTACGAGACCAGCAAGTGCTCCGTTACAAGTCATCGAAATATCAGGTTTACCGTATTTGATCCAAGATGTTATCATTGCACCGAGCAGACCTGCACAACCGGAGAGGCTTGTTACTACTGCGATGAGGCCGATTGAACCGTCAGCGGTTGTTGTTGAACCGGGGTTGAATCCGAACCAACCGAACCAGAGAATGAATACACCAAGAGATGCTAATGGAATGTTGTGGCCCGGAATAGCTTTTGCTTTTCCGTCAGCAGTGTATTTCCCAATGCGTGGTCCTACTACGATAGCTCCTGCAAGAGCAACCCATCCACCTACGGAGTGAACAACTGTTGAGCCTGCAAAGTCCATGAATCCGAGGCCTTCAAGCCATCCTGCGCCGGAGTCTCCGAGCCAGAGGCTGCCCCATGCCCAGTGACCTGAAATAGGGTAGATAATCCCTGTTACTATCATAGTAACAAAGAAGTAGCTGCTGAATTTTGTGCGTTCGGCAATACCACCGGAAACAATTGTAGCTGCTGTTGCGGCAAAAACAGACTGGAAGAACCAGAAGGTCAGTGTCCACTGTGCGTCAGGGCTGGTCAGACCTACTCCTGCCAGACTGAATCCTGAGGTTCCTATAAAACCTGCAGCATCAATTCCGAACATGAGTCCGAAACCGAAAAGGAAAAAGATAATTGAACCTGCAGCAAAGTCGAGAAAGTTTTTCATTAGGATGTTACCGGCGCTTTTAGCTCTGGTGAATCCTGCTTCAACACATGCAAAGCCTGCCTGCATAAACATAACGAGTATGGCGGCAACAAGGGTCCATAAAATGTTAGCGTGGGTCTGAGTAAGATATTCTTCCCCAGCAAAAGCCGCGGTTGGCGCGGCCAGCATCAGCACAGCGAGAATGGTCGAAATTTTCCGGCCTATTGATGGAAATTTGGAAATCATAAAGTCCTCCTCCAGGGTGTAAATTGCTTTAAGGATGCAGCTATCTAAGCATCTACCGTGCCAAGTATTCAACTTATTAATATAATTGAGTTTATTTAAAAGAGGGTGTTTTTTTCTATTACAAATCTGTATTAATATACTTTTTTGTGTACTTTTATGTCCTACTAATTAACAAAAAAGTAATTATTTTGTTGTATGCGTTTTGCCAGACGCTCGAAATTAACAATAATCGAGTATTATATATGATAGGAAAAAAATAAATAAAGTTGTTGACTCTTTTTGGTGAGAATGGTTACGTGTTTCCTATGCAAACTTTCAACACCCTGGGCGCTAGCCATTCATTTTTTTATTACTTTTACTTTTGGTGCACCCACGCTTGTGGTCGGGTGGAGGTTTGCTCGTAAGTAATAAAAAGTCTTAGCAAACTACCTCTACTAAAGGGCCGCAGGCGATAACTCGCCGGCGGCCCTTTTTTTTTAACTGAGGTCGCCAAAGGAAAGCGGTTCTGAAGTAAGGTTAAACAACCGGAGAACTAAAATGGATATCGGGAAAAAAATCAGACTTGAAAGAATTTTCAATAGAGAAACCGAAAGAACAATAATTGTTCCTATGGATCATGGTATCAGCGTCGGACCGATCGCAGGACTTGAGAATCTGCGTCAGGCTGTGGATGATATGGTCTCCGGCGGAGCCAATGCTGTTCTAGGTCACAGAGGGCTTGTCCGTTGCGGACACCGCAGTGAAGGACAGGATGTAGGTCTTATTGTTCACCTTTCTGCAAGTACATCTCTTTCTCCCACTCCCAATGCTAAAGTTCTGGTCGGTTCTGTTGAAGACGCTCTGCGCCGCGGTGCTGATGCCGTAAGTGTTCATGTCAATCTCGGAGATGAAAGTGAAACACAGATGCTCCGCGATCTCGGTGAAGTTTCCGCCAAGGCTACCAGTTGGGGAATGCCTGTTCTCGCTATGGTTTACGCCCGCGGTCCTAAAATTAAAAATGAATACGATCCTGAAGTTGTTGCTCATTGCGCCCGTGCCGGTGAAGAGCTTGGCGCAGATATAGTTAAAGTCTGTTACACCGGTGATCCTGAATCTTTTAGACGTGTTACTGATGGTTGTTGTATTCCGGTTGTTATTGCAGGCGGGCCGAAGCTTGATACAACAAGGGCATTTCTCCAGATGGTTTCAGATTCAATCAGCGCAGGCGGTTCCGGTCTTTCTGTCGGGCGTAACGTTTTTCAGCATAAGAATCGCGTTAAACTGGTAAAAGCTCTCAGTAAAGTTGTTCATCAGGACGAAACTGTTGAAGCCGCTCTCGAATTTCTCGGCGAATAACATAATTGGAAATAATGATGAAAAAGATAATTTTTAAAGCGATTCCTTTTGATAAAGAACTTCTGACATTAGCTCTTGAGTCCGGTGTCGACGCTGTTCTTGCTGATGCTCAGCATGTCAAAGCTATTACGGAACTCGGCAGAGTTACTGTAATTACACCGGAAGATATGCCGCTTGTTTCAATTGATCAGAAAAGTGATGAAGATATTGCGATAAATCTTGCGACGGAAGGACGTGAAGTCTGCCTTACAAAAGGGTGGGAAATTATTCCTGTAGAAAATATTCTTGCACAGGTTAAAAGTCTGGCTCTTGAGGCTGAATCTTTGGACCGTGCCAGACTTGCCGCAGGAGTTCTTGAGCGCGGAGCTGACACAATTGTTGTTTTGCCGGAAGCGGCACATGATCTTAAGACAATTGTTGCAGAACTTAAACTCAGTCAGGGCCATATGGAATTACAAAAAGCTAAGATTACCAAAATTGAATCTGCGGGTCTCGGCCATCGCGTCTGCGTAGATACGATCTCCATGCTAAAAAAAGGTCAGGGTATGCTGGTTGGTAATTCAAGCGGTTTTACTTTTCTTGTTCACGGTGAAACAGAATCAAACCCTTATGTCGCGGCCCGTCCGTTCAGAGTAAATGCCGGAGCTGTGCATGCTTATGCACAAATGCCAGGAGACAGAACAACTTATTTGCAGGAACTTACTGCCGGAACCGAAGTCCTTATCGTTGATGCGACCGGAAAGACTTCTATTGCAACAGTCGGTAGGTGCAAAGTTGAAGTAAGGCCGATGCTGCTCATAACAGCTGAAGTTGAGACTCCGCAGGGACCGGTTGTCGGTAAAGTGTTTTTGCAGAATGCAGAAACAATAAGAGTTGTAAGCGGTGAAGGCGAGCCTGTAAGCGTAGTCACAATCAAGCCCGGCGATGAAATTATGTGCCGTCTTGATGATGCTGGACGCCATTTCGGAATGCGTATTACTGAAGAGATTGTTGAGGAATAATAGAATGTCAGAATCCAGCAAAAAGAATTTGAATCACTTAAGAGAAGAAATTGATACACTCGATGTTGAGATACTTGAGCTTCTCAATAAGCGAGCTGCCGCATCTCTTTCGGTAGGTAAGCTCAAAGCAGGTTCCGCAGATCAGATTTTTAAACCTTTTAGAGAGCAGGAAGTTCTCAGAGGTTTGACAGAGCGTAATCCCGGTCCGCTTCCAAGTGAACATCTTGAGGGCATTTATCGCGAGATTATTTCTTCATCACGCAGGTTGCAGCGTCCTGAAAGAGTAGTCTATCTGGGACCTGAAGGGACATTTTCATACTTTGCAGGATTAGAGCACATGGGACGTCAGGCTGACCTTGTCCCGAAAAATAATTTTGAAGACATTTTTGTAGCCGTTTCCAAAGGTGAAGCCGATTTAGGTATAATTCCCCTTGAAAATTCTCTAGCAGGAACAGTCGGGCAGAATGTTGATTTGTTCATGCGATACCCCGTGTATATTCAGGATGAATTGTATAGCCGTATCAGCCATGCGCTCATTACCAAAGGGGCAGGCCTGGATCAGATTAATACAGTATATTCACATATAAAAGTTTTGGAACAGTGCGCCGGATGGTTGCGAAGCAATCTTCCTGATGTGAAGCTGGAAGCGGTTGATTCCACTGCAAAGGCGGCTTCAATGGTCGCAGAGGGTGATGATACCTGCGCAGCTTTGGGCAACATCAAACTGGCTAATATTTTCGGACTTCATGTTGTGTCCGAAGCTGTAGAAGATTTTCCGGATAACTGGACAAGATTTTTAATAATCGGCCCTAAACCGGGAATCGAAGGTAAAAGGGATAAAACAACTATTCTTTTCACCACTCCTGATCAGCCGGGAGCATTAGTCGGTGTTCTTAATGTTCTCTCCGGCAAAGATATTAATATGACTAAACTGGAATCCCGTCCTTTTCTCGGTGAAAAATGGAAGTATATGTTTTTTGTAGATCTTCAGGGCGATCTCAGCACTGAGGAATATGAAAGCATCATTGATGAACTCAGGTCACGCTGTCTTACTTTTAAAATTCTGGGAAGTTATCCAAGCGGATCACAGAACGGAAGTAGACTTTAGTTCTTACAACTATTTTTAAAAAAAGGAATAAACGGATGACTTCCGATAATGTAATAAAAATCAAGGCTCCTTCATCAAAGTCCATGTCTCATAGAGCTCTTATTGCGGGGGCTTTTTCAGACGGACAGACTGTGGTGCTTGATCCTTTGGACAGTAACGATATCAATAGGACTATGGACTGCCTTTCCACCATGGGCGCACAGTTTGATGTTGAGCAGAATTCTACTACCGTTACAGGTATGCATGATGGTCCGCACGGCGGCGTAAAAGAACCGGCTGTCCTTGAAATGAGAGATTCAGGAACTACATGCAGGCTTATCACAGCAATTGCAGGAGCTGGAAAAGGAGTTTTCCGCATTCAGGGAACGCCCAGAATGCATGATCGTCCTATCGGAGAACTTACCAAAGCTCTTGAGTCGCAGGGCGTAAAAGTTACTTTTGCCGATAAAAACGGATATCCGCCTGTAACACTTGAATCTAACGGCTTTATCGGCGGTAATATTGAAATATCTCTTGAAGAAAGCAGCCAGTATCTTTCAGGCCTACTGCTGGCTGCCCCGTATGCACATAAAACAACTGTGATTAAAGTTGTAGGTAAAAAAGCTGTTTCATGGCCGTATGTTGCATTGACTCTTAAGGTTATGGAAGATTTTAAAATTTCATTTTCGGTAGAAGCTCTTAAGAACGGAGAGTGGAAAAAGACAAACTGGAGAAAAGTCTCTAAAGTTGTCCCCGGTGAAATACGATTTCGCGTGAATCCTTCTGATTACAAAAAAGACAATTATGAAGTTGAAGGTGACTGGAGTAACGGATCTTATTTTTTAGCTGCCGGAGCGGTTGGAACTAAACCAGTCAGGGTTAAAGGGCTTGCGATTGACTCCTTGCAGGGGGACCGGGCAATTATTGATATTTTGAAAGCTATGGGCGCGAAGATAGAAAGCGACTCTTTCGGAGTGACAGTTTATCCTTCAAAGTTACATGGAGTTGAAGTCGATATGGGGCTGTGTCCGGATCTTGTTCCGACCGTAGCAGTTGCAGCCGCTTTTGCTGACAGTCCCACAACTATAACTAATGTAGCCCATTTGCGGATTAAAGAATGTGATAGGCTCGATGCCAGTGCTACTGAAATAATAAGAGCAGGCGGCAAAGCCGAGATCGGGGATGATTTTATTAAAATTTTTCCTGCACCGCTGAAAAAAGGTGAAAAAATAATTTTTTCGACATATGACGATCATAGACTGGCAATGAGTACAGCTATTTTCAGCTTAGCCGGAATTGACGCTGTTGCTAAGGAACCGGAATGTGTTGCAAAGTCGTTCCCTGAGTTCTGGAAGGAATGGGATAAAGTTAAAAAGGGGAATGGTTGCTAACATGGAATCTGACTTTAGCAAAATTCATAGTATTGCCGTAGTCGGTTCAAGAGGGCAGATGGGAGGGTTTCTGGCCCTTAAAGCCGAGCGGGCAGGATTGCTTGTCCATCGGTTTGATCAGCCTCTTGATGAGAAAGAAATGGCACGCCTCCTTCCCGTGAGCGATCTCGTTCTTTTATGTATTCCGGTAACGGTTATGGATGAGGTGCTTGATAAAATTGTTCCTCACATGAAAAAAGGATCTGTTTTATCAGACGTAGGATCTGTAAAAGGGCGTCCGTTGCAGCAGATGGTCAGAGCTTATGACGGTCCTGTTGTAGGAACTCACCCTTTATTCGGTGCCACTATTCCTGTTGATTTTGAGCCGACTGTTGCTCTTGTTGCAGGAAGGGAAGAAGACAAAGGCGCGCTTGAGTCTGTTAAAGATTTTTATAAACGGTTAGGATTCGGCGCATTCGCATCAACTGAAGAAGAACATGACCGGGCAATGGCAATGATTCAAAGTTTAAATTTTAGTTCCACCATAGCTTTTTTAGCATGTGCGAGAGAACTGCCTAACATTGAAAAATTTGTGACTCCGTCATTTAGACGCAGGCTTGAGTCCGCGCGTAAAATGGTGACACAGGATAGTGACCTTTTTGTAACTATTTCTGATGCAAATCAGTATAGCCTTGAAGCTATTCGTCTTTTCCGTTCTTTCCTCAGCCTTGCTGCATCCGGTGATATGGACCTTCTTTCCGAACGTGCTTCTTGGTGGTGGCGTGAAAACAATACCTAGGGAGAACTGTATTTAAAAAAGTAAAGCCGCATTCTCCCCAGAGGATGCGGCTTTTTTTATATTTAGCGTTTTTTGTAAGTGATAATTTAAAAAATTTAAAAGGGAGCAGGAGATATGAAAATTGAATTGACTCAGTACGGCAAATGGTTGCCAGCTGACGTGCAAACGCCGATCAGTCTTTACCTCGGGCTGGTTGGAAATGCACCGGGAATACTTTTAGAAAGTGCCGAAGTTGACGGAAGACTTGGACGATACAGTCTTATCGCCTGGGATTTCAGACTTGTTCTGTCTCCAGTTCGCGGTAAATTATCTGTAGAATGTGCGGATTCTCGTCTTGCGGGGCTTGCTCAGTATTCAGGCATGGATTTTCTGGAAGGTCTTAGGGCTGTGATGAAAGCTCTGCATTTGAATCCTCAGGAGGAAGTAGGTCCACTGCCTGCTTTGACAAGAGGGCTTTACGGAACATTCGGCTATGGTCTTGCGGGAATGCTTGAACCGAAGCTGGCTGATAAAATCCCGGCGAAAGATGCCGAGGTCCGCTTGGCTCTACCTGGGCGGGTTGTTTTGTTTGATCACTTAAAACACCGTTGCTGTTTTCTTTCTCTTGATGAAGGAGCAAAGCCGGAATTCACTCCGCAGGACTTTAACAGCAAATGTGAGCCTACTGTCGTAGGTGAGCCTGTAGCTGTCCCCGGACGTGAAAAGTACATGGAAAATGTTCAAAAAGTGCGGGAATTGATTGCGGAAGGAGAGTGTATTCAGGTGGTTCTTTCCACCCGTTTCTCAGCTCCTTTCAGCGGTAATTCTTTCGATCTTTATCGCCGTCTCAGGCAGGCAAATCCATCTCCTTTTATGTTTTACATGAAATTCAGCCGTGAAGAAATCCTGCTCGGTTCATCACCTGAAATGATGGCCCGCTGTGAACGGGGCAGGCTTGAAGTACGCCCCATCGCCGGAACCCGTCCAAGGGGTAAAAATGCTGCTGAAGACAGAAAATATACTGCAGAGCTTCTTGCAGATCCTAAAGAAAGGGCTGAACACGTAATGCTTGTCGACCTTGGACGTAATGATCTTGGACGTATTGCCAAGCCCGGTTCTGTCACCGTTGAGAAGTTTATGCAGGTTGAATATTTCAGCCACGTTATGCACATGACTTCATATGTAGAAGCTGATCTGCGTGACGAGTATGATGCAATTGATGTTCTGCAGGCAACTTTTCCGGCAGGAACTCTTTCCGGTGCTCCAAAAATTAGAGCAATGGAAATAATTTCTGAGCTTGAAGAAGTGCCTCGCGGTCCTTACGGCGGAGCAATCGGTTTTATAGGTCTGGATAAGGATTCAATCAATCTTGATACAGGAATCACTATCCGTTCAATGTGGATCAGAGACGGTAAGTGTCATTGGCAGGCCGGAGCCGGACTGGTTTACGATTCCGATCCTGAAATGGAATGGAAAGAATGTAACAATAAGGCAAGAGTTTTAAGAGAAATTTTGCAATCGGAGGGCGGCGATGTTTTTGCTTGTTGATAATTTTGATTCGTTCACATTCAATCTGGTTCAGGCTTTTCAGCAGCTCGGAGCTGATCCGCTTGTACTGAGAAATGATCGCGAGGAAATTCTGGAGCTTGCTGAATCCGGAAAGCTTAAAATGGTCTGCCTTTCCCCGGGGCCGAGCAATCCTGAAAACGCAGGACTCAGTCTTGAGTTTCTGGCCAGACTTCCTAAAGAAATTCCTGTTCTGGGAGTTTGTTTAGGGCATCAGACTATCGGCCATTTTGCAGGAGCTTCCGTTGTGCGTGCGGGCCGCATTATGCATGGTAAAACTTCAATGATTTATCACAATAATGATGGACTGTTCAGCGGACTAGATAATCCTTTTGAAGTCTGCCGTTACCACTCTTTAGTAGTGAATGTTGATGAAGCTCCTGATCTTCTGGAACTGACCGCATGGACTGATCAGCAGGAAGTCATGGGGCTTCGCTATAAAGATCGCCCTTGGGCTGGAGTTCAGTTTCATCCGGAGTCTATTTTAACTCCTGACGGACCGAAACTTTTGAAGAACTTCCTTGAGGGAAATATTTAATCAACCATCATTAATCTAAGGGATAGGGTTAGTAAAATGGCGGACTGTGTAACCTCGGCTCTGACAGAGCTTACTTTCGGCAGAGACCTTTCAACAGAGCTGGCGGATTGTGTCTTTACCTCCCTTTTTGCAGGGGAAATATCTCCAGTACAGGCCGGAGCTCTGCTCATGGGGCTTAGGGTAAAAGGAGAGACTGCAACGGAAGTAGCTTCAGGCGTAAAAGCAGCACTTAAAGAATCTAAACTTGTTAAAGGGTTGAGCGGGCAGCTTATAGATACATGCGGAACAGGCGGTGACGGCAGTAACAGCTTTAACTGTTCAACCGCCGTGGCTCTGTATCTGGCAGATATGGGCTATAAGGTAGTTAAACACGGGAATAGAGCGGTATCTTCTTCCTGCGGTAGCGCGGATATTCTTGAAGAGCTTGAAATTCCTATAACGACTGTGGCCGAAGATGTTCCTGACGTTCTAGGACGTGACAATTTTGTCTTCCTCTTTGCTCCTAATTACCATCCTGCTTTCGGGAAAGTCGCACCGATCAGAAAAGAACTCGGTATTCCGACTCTTTTCAACCTCATGGGGCCGCTTTTAAATCCTGCCCGTCCGACGCACCAGATCCTTGGTGTCGGCAGACCTGAAATAATGCGCCTTATGGCGGAAGTTCTGACTTTGACGGATGTTGGCAGGGCTTACGTTGTGCATGGAGCAGGTAATTTTGATGAGCTGACTCCTTTCGGTATTAATAAAGCTGTTCTTGTAGAAAACGGAAAACTCACTGAACTTGAAATTGATCCTGCTGATTATGGCTTCACTCTTTCAACTCCTGCGGATGTAGCAGTTACAGACCGTAAAAATGCAGGAGAAACTATCCGTAAGATTCTAACCGGAAAAGCTCCTCAACCTATGCTTGATATGGTTGCACTAAATCTCGGGGCCGCACTTTCACTGCTTGATGGAATCAGCCTTGCTGACGGTATTGCAAAAGCAAAATCAAAAGTCGCAGTCGGCGTCAGCAAGGAGTATTAGGAGATGCTTGAGAAGTTTCGTATAGCCAAACAAAGCGAAGTGGATATGCTACGTAATGCTGAATCGAAGGGGATTCTGCCCGATCCTTATGCCGGAGTTCGCCCTTCATTTGCCGACGCGATCAGGCGTGATGGTTCAGGTATGAAAGTTATTGCCGAATATAAACGGGCTTCACCTTCCAAAGGTGATATCAATCTCGGACTGACTGCTGCCGAGGTGGCAAATATGTATGCCGGAGGCGGAGCTTCTGCAATTTCAGTTTTAACAGAAGAGCAGTATTTTAAAGGTAATATCGCTTATTTAGACGAAATAAAATCTTGCGGACTGCCGATGCTTCGCAAAGATTTTCTGGTTGATCCGCTCCAGATTGTGCAGACCGCGTCAACTCCTGCTTCAGCACTATTAATTATAGTACGCATGTTTACTGACGACGGGCTGCTGAAGGAAATGATTGATAAAACTCATGAAGCCGGACTTGACGGCGTTGTTGAGGCTTTTGATATGGCTGACCTTATGCGGGCTAAAAAAGCCGGAGCGCGAGTAATTCAGATTAACAACCGCGACCTTGATACTCTGGGAATCGACATGAGCAGGTCGGTAGATTTTATCAAGGAACGTGATGACAGCGAAATCTGGATTTGTGCCAGCGGCATTAATGAACCGGATGATTGCGTAAAAATGGCAGAACTCGGTTATGACAGCGTGTTAGTCGGTACATCCATAATGTCGAGCCCAAGCCCGCAGGATAAACTGAGTTCGTTAGTCGCGGGAGCTAAGTGTGGAGCTTTGCGATGAATATGCTTATTAAAGTTTGCGGCATGACCAGAAAGGAAGATGTGGCAAGTTGCGAAGAGCTTGGCGCTGATTTTCTGGGGTTCATTTTTCATCCTTCCAGCCCGCGGTGTGTGGATGCGGAATTTGCCCGTTCTGTTGAGCTTTCCACAGCTGAAAAAGTTGGTGTGTTTGTAAAGCAGAGCGCAACTGAAGTGCTTGAAACTATGAAGAATGGAAAACTTAATTTCGCACAGCTTCACGGCGGACAGAATGAAGAGTTTTGTAAAGCTGTCGGCAGGGAGCGAGTGATAAAAGTGCTCTGGCCTCAGCGGTATGATTCGGTAAAGGAGTTTCAGGATGATATTGATCGGTATACACCTTTTTGCCGCTATATGCTTTTTGATGCCGGAAGTTCCGGCGGCGGGCATGGCAAACCGCTCGATTTTTCAGTTTTTTCAGAAGTTAAAATTCCGAACCCGTGGCTTTTAGCCGGGGGGCTTTCAGCAAAAAATCTGCTTGAAGCCATAAGCAGTGCAAAGCCTAGTGGTGTTGATTTGAATTCCGGTGTGGAAGTCAGCCCCGGCATTAAAGATATAAATAAATTGAGTGCAGCTTTTGTTTCAGTGCACTTAGCAAATAAGAGGAACCAGTCATGAAAAGAGGATACTTTGGAGATTTCGGCGGACAGTTTGTACCGGAGCTGCTTATGCCTCCGCTGCTTGAGCTTGAAGAGGACATGGGCAAAATTTTAAAGTCGGCTGAATTCCAACAGGAATTTACCAGTTTGCTTACAAACTTTGTCGGTCGTCCTACAGCTCTTACTCATTGTGCTAATCTTTCACGTGATCTCGGTTTCAACCTCTGGCTGAAACGTGAAGATCTAGCTCATACAGGTGCTCATAAAATCAACAACACAGTAGGGCAGGCGTTGTTGACAAAGATGATGGGTAAACCACGGATGATAGCTGAAACAGGAGCAGGTCAGCATGGGGTTGCAACCGCGACAGCCGCAGCACTTCTTGATCTTGAGTGTGAAATTTATATGGGCGCAGTTGACGTTAAACGTCAGTCTCACAATGTTCGCCGCATGGAGCTTTTCGGAGCGAAGTGCATTCCGGTTGAATCCGGCACACGAACTTTAAAAGACGCAATAAACGCAGCACTTCGCATGTGGATCGCAAATCAGCGCACTACTCATTATTGCTTCGGAACAGCTGCCGGACCGCATCCGTTCCCGCTTCTCGTAAGAGAATTCCAGTCTGTAATCGGTCGCGAAGCAAAACAGCAGTTTAAAGAGCGTACAGGTGAGATGCCGTACATGGTAGTTGCCTGCGTAGGCGGAGGCT is part of the Desulfovibrio gilichinskyi genome and encodes:
- a CDS encoding anthranilate synthase component II — translated: MFLLVDNFDSFTFNLVQAFQQLGADPLVLRNDREEILELAESGKLKMVCLSPGPSNPENAGLSLEFLARLPKEIPVLGVCLGHQTIGHFAGASVVRAGRIMHGKTSMIYHNNDGLFSGLDNPFEVCRYHSLVVNVDEAPDLLELTAWTDQQEVMGLRYKDRPWAGVQFHPESILTPDGPKLLKNFLEGNI
- the trpD gene encoding anthranilate phosphoribosyltransferase, whose amino-acid sequence is MADCVTSALTELTFGRDLSTELADCVFTSLFAGEISPVQAGALLMGLRVKGETATEVASGVKAALKESKLVKGLSGQLIDTCGTGGDGSNSFNCSTAVALYLADMGYKVVKHGNRAVSSSCGSADILEELEIPITTVAEDVPDVLGRDNFVFLFAPNYHPAFGKVAPIRKELGIPTLFNLMGPLLNPARPTHQILGVGRPEIMRLMAEVLTLTDVGRAYVVHGAGNFDELTPFGINKAVLVENGKLTELEIDPADYGFTLSTPADVAVTDRKNAGETIRKILTGKAPQPMLDMVALNLGAALSLLDGISLADGIAKAKSKVAVGVSKEY
- a CDS encoding indole-3-glycerol-phosphate synthase, producing MLEKFRIAKQSEVDMLRNAESKGILPDPYAGVRPSFADAIRRDGSGMKVIAEYKRASPSKGDINLGLTAAEVANMYAGGGASAISVLTEEQYFKGNIAYLDEIKSCGLPMLRKDFLVDPLQIVQTASTPASALLIIVRMFTDDGLLKEMIDKTHEAGLDGVVEAFDMADLMRAKKAGARVIQINNRDLDTLGIDMSRSVDFIKERDDSEIWICASGINEPDDCVKMAELGYDSVLVGTSIMSSPSPQDKLSSLVAGAKCGALR
- a CDS encoding phosphoribosylanthranilate isomerase, with the translated sequence MNMLIKVCGMTRKEDVASCEELGADFLGFIFHPSSPRCVDAEFARSVELSTAEKVGVFVKQSATEVLETMKNGKLNFAQLHGGQNEEFCKAVGRERVIKVLWPQRYDSVKEFQDDIDRYTPFCRYMLFDAGSSGGGHGKPLDFSVFSEVKIPNPWLLAGGLSAKNLLEAISSAKPSGVDLNSGVEVSPGIKDINKLSAAFVSVHLANKRNQS
- the trpB gene encoding tryptophan synthase subunit beta, with the translated sequence MKRGYFGDFGGQFVPELLMPPLLELEEDMGKILKSAEFQQEFTSLLTNFVGRPTALTHCANLSRDLGFNLWLKREDLAHTGAHKINNTVGQALLTKMMGKPRMIAETGAGQHGVATATAAALLDLECEIYMGAVDVKRQSHNVRRMELFGAKCIPVESGTRTLKDAINAALRMWIANQRTTHYCFGTAAGPHPFPLLVREFQSVIGREAKQQFKERTGEMPYMVVACVGGGSNAIGMFHEFVNEKSVKIVGVEAAGTGEPGCFNSAPINLGTPGVLHGAHSLLLQSEDGQILPSHSISAGLDYPGVGPEHVHLHASGRVQYGMANDSQAINAFKMLCHNEGILPALESSHAVAWAIENKDSIPKGANVIVNLSGRGDKDMDIFEDYLKQHGK